One Lycium barbarum isolate Lr01 chromosome 5, ASM1917538v2, whole genome shotgun sequence genomic window carries:
- the LOC132639760 gene encoding uncharacterized protein LOC132639760: protein MVLSFCMQHLKGVLIESCFAGIVLNLVNRMDKFVTRLKRGQPSSSSTIPPVASSIPSEVQRDTNPSNINFNYLKADPANRRPIAEYDPNIRVEVRRYYIKKGPCQPMNHDFPKTQFGKKKKTMRQFHPGWFKGRHSKRLEYSISKDAAYCLCCYLFKNEHDVHGNMGDAFTKKGYKGWNKAKERFKTQIAERNEKDKNESRHYFGASIDVARFLLRLGFPFRGHDDSISSTNRDIVDACAKETIKAIIEDLDGDYFGIMVDESKDISHKEQMALVLRYVDKKGEVIERFVGIVHVNDTSARSMKETCRDLLRQHQAAKLEELLISGEVHTGRGLNQECGLQRPGDTRWGSHYKTLQNFIDIFPPILYVLEFAACECPNYIDRLTAESLVDKIKGFDFVFMLHLMLKVLKKTNYLNCSLQKMDQDIINAMGLLNTAKQELQMMRDRGWKSLLDDALSFCNKHEIFIPKMDANYIPGKSKCRALDVIYSHHFRVGIFYSVIDLLLQELNNCFDTVSTDLLLGMACLHLAKSFGNFDKKKVMRLAEYYPNEFDSNKLRDLSFQLDDFIVYVRGSDKRFFNMKGITDLAKVLVQSELHQT from the exons ATGGTTCTTTCTTTCTGTATGCAACATTTAAAAGGAGTATTAATTGAATCTTGTTTTGCAGGAATTGTCTTAAATCTTGTGAATCGGATGGATAAGTTTGTCACCAGGTTAAAACGTGGACAACCAAGCTCTAGTTCTACTATTCCACCTGTTGCTTCATCCATACCTTCGGAAGTTCAGAGGGATACAAATCcttcaaatatcaatttcaattattTGAAAGCAGACCCGGCAAACAGAAGGCCTATTGCAGAATATGACCCTAATATACGTGTTGAAGTTAGAAgatattatattaaaaaaggaCCTTGTCAGCCTATGAATCATGATTTTCCTAAAACTCAGTttgggaagaaaaaaaaaacaatgcgTCAGTTTCATCCTGGTTGGTTCAAAGGTCGACATTCCAAGAGGTTAGAGTACAGTATATCAAAAGATGCTGCTTATTGTTTGTGTTGCTATTTGTTTAAAAATGAGCATGATGTTCATGGAAATATGGGAGATGCTTTTACGAAAAAGGGTTATAAGGGTTGGAACAAGGCTAAGGAAAGATTCAAAACTCAAATTGCAGAG CGTAACGAGAAAGACAAAAATGAATCTCGACATTACTTTGGTGCTTCAATTGATGTGGCAAGGTTTCTCTTAAGATTAGGATTTCCGTTTCGTGGTCATGATGATAGCATATCATCTACAAATAGAG ataTTGTTGATGCTTGTGCAAAAGAAACAATCAAAGCTATTATTGAAGACTTGGATGGTGATTATTTCGGAATAATGGTTGATGAATCGAAGGATATATCACACAAGGAGCAAATGGCACTTGTTCTACGATATGTTGACAAAAAAGGCGAAGTGATAGAGCGATTTGTTGGTATTGTCCATGTTAATGATACATCTGCACGATCAATGAaggaaact TGTAGGGATTTGCTCAGACAACATCAAGCTGCAAAGTTAGAAGAGTTGCTCATTTCTGGTGAAGTGCACACAGGACGGGGACTAAATCAAGAATGTGGGCTTCAACGACCAGGTGACACTCGTTGGGGTTCTCATTATAAAACATTACAGAACTTCATTGATATATTTCCACCCATTCTTTATGTTCTTGAATTTGCTGCATGTGAGTGTCCAAATTATATCGATAGACTTACAGCTGAAAGTCTTGTGGATAAGATTAAggggtttgattttgtttttatgTTGCACTTGATGTTGAAAGTTCTGAAGAAGACAAATTATTTGAACTGCTCGTTACAGAAGATGGATCAAGATATTATCAATGCTATGGGGCTGCTCAATACTGCAAAGCAAGAATTGCAAATGATGAGGGATAGGGGATGGAAATCATTACTGGATGATGCCCTTTCTTTTTGTAATAAGCATGAGATATTTATTCCGAAGATGGATGCTAACTACATTCCTGGGAAGTCGAAATGTAGAGCTCTTGATGTTATATATTCTCATCATTTTCGTGTTGGAATTTTTTATTCTGTTATTGATTTGCTGCTTCAGGAGCTTAATAATTGTTTCGACACTGTTAGTACTGATTTACTTCTTGGTATGGCTTGTTTACATCTAGCTAAGTCATTTGGTAATTTTGATAAGAAAAAGGTAATGAGGTTGGCTGAATATTATCCGAATGAGTTTGATAGCAACAAGCTTCGAGATCTCAGCTTCCAGCTTGATGATTTCATAGTGTATGTTCGAGGTTCTGATAAGAGATTTTTCAATATGAAGGGGATTACTGATCTTGCTAAAGTACTGGTTCAATCAGAATTGCACCAGACCTGA